One segment of Rosa chinensis cultivar Old Blush chromosome 6, RchiOBHm-V2, whole genome shotgun sequence DNA contains the following:
- the LOC112174801 gene encoding laccase-14: MEEEMFFAISGHNFTVVGLDGAYLTPIPTNYITITPGQTMDILLTTNQTPRSYYMGGKAFVDSKFGTPMNSTTRAILQYRNYKGTETPVDLGDLLPADSKNASYAKAFTERVRTSGLTGNDDYPITVPTDSEINKNFTITISVNTLPCPYPSNNCTAPQNYNATWTGMHAASLNNQRFVTQNVNILQAYRCNIEDVYTEDFPDRPEEFDYTGATGNNETVPTVGTKVMTVDYGEAVEIVFQGTNVGNAENHPMHIHGYNFYLVGSDDGNFNYSSRETFNLTSPAEANTFGVPKNGWLAVRFWANNPGVWFLHCHLERHASWGMAGVLIVKNTTTDVKQSLLDPPAGYPPCP; encoded by the exons ATGGAGGAGGAAATGTTCTTTGCAATTTCCGGTCACAACTTCACGGTTGTTGGACTTGACGGTGCATATCTGACTCCGATACCCACAAACTACATCACGATAACTCCTGGCCAAACGATGGACATATTGCTCACTACGAATCAGACTCCGCGTAGTTACTACATGGGTGGAAAGGCTTTTGTCGACTCCAAATTTGGTACACCCATGAACTCCACAACAAGAGCAATTCTTCAATACCGCAATTATAAAGGCACTGAAACTCCAGTTGATCTTGGAGACCTTCTTCCAGCTGATTCAAAAAACGCGAGTTATGCAAAGGCCTTCACCGAAAGAGTTCGAACCAGCGGATTGACAGGCAACGATGATTACCCGATTACGGTCCCCACTGATTCTGAAATCAATAAGAACTTCACCATCACAATTTCTGTGAATACGCTTCCTTGTCCATATCCTAGTAACAATTGCACGGCGCCGCAAAATTATAATGCAACTTGGACAGGGATGCACGCTGCATCCTTAAACAACCAACGTTTCGTCACCCAAAATGTCAACATACTGCAGGCATATCGCTG CAACATAGAAGATGTCTACACGGAGGATTTCCCAGACAGACCAGAGGAGTTCGACTACACTGGGGCGACCGGAAATAATGAAACAGTTCCAACTGTAGGTACGAAGGTGATGACAGTTGACTATGGAGAAGCAGTTGAAATAGTTTTCCAAGGAACCAATGTCGGAAACGCAGAGAACCATCCCATGCATATTCATGGTTATAACTTCTATCTGGTTGGGAGTGATGATGGCAATTTCAACTACTCTTCACGTGAAACTTTTAATTTGACATCCCCAGCTGAAGCCAATACCTTTGGAGTCCCTAAGAATGGATGGCTCGCTGTTAGATTCTGGGCTAACAATCCTG gaGTGTGGtttctacattgccatttggaAAGGCATGCTTCCTGGGGTATGGCCGGAGTACTCATCGTGAAGAATACAACTACTGACGTAAAACAAAGTCTTTTGGATCCCCCTGCAGGCTACCCCCCTTGTCCCTAA